Below is a genomic region from Miniphocaeibacter halophilus.
AGAAGGTATTAATGAATTATTATCGGATTTAATATTTTCCCATAGGGAAAAGGGAAAACTACCCTTAATAGTTACTATACCTGGTGAAGATGGTTTAAAAGACAAGGATTTTATTATGAAATACGTTAAGGAATCCTTAGGAGTAAAAATAGATTAGAGGTTAATTATGCTTTTACTAGAAAATAAATATGATCTTTTTAAAAAAATAACTTACGATAAAAAGTTAAGTTTTTTCAATAAGGAACTTGATGAGTATGAGAAAGCTTTAGCCAAGGATTTAGCTGATTATGAAAAAGAATTAAAAAACAAATTCGAAAAAAAGCTAAAAAAGGAAAAACATAGGCTTGACATTAAAAAGAATGAGGAACTGGAAATAATAAAAAATTTAGAAAAAGAATCTATTTTGAAATTAAGAGAGCAACTTATTGATGAGATTTCTATAAATTTAGAAGAAAAATATAGGGGATATATTAAGACAGAAAAATATTTTGAAAATCTAAAAATAGGGTTAAAGGAATTTCTAGATGATAATAACAATACAATATTTTTATTAAAAGATGATATAAATAGATTTAATTCTAGTTCAAAAAGATTTAAAGTTCTGGATGAATCTGAAATAGGAGGGTTTATTGTATTAAACGAAAAAGAAAATATTATTTACAATAATAGTATTAAAGAAAAAATTAAGGGAAATAGAAATACAATAGGTCTATATAT
It encodes:
- a CDS encoding V-type ATP synthase subunit F, encoding MKSIVISNETNVILGMELAGIETGYSEDEDEIRKIFTESIENEKYGIVIVTEGINELLSDLIFSHREKGKLPLIVTIPGEDGLKDKDFIMKYVKESLGVKID